Proteins encoded together in one Cyprinus carpio isolate SPL01 chromosome B14, ASM1834038v1, whole genome shotgun sequence window:
- the LOC109102191 gene encoding SH3 domain and tetratricopeptide repeat-containing protein 2-like isoform X3 has translation MGNRFTHEAISPAEFDALWNDPPYALAAVSELFSPNDAMTADEEAEAEAEVEAEDISREIYWMRKETFSGSSTVSSAGERFSPDVVLLFSGRRRSGIAPDSELQEALRTRLRVVESNSQDVVQLFKDLSARLVSVHAEKDSFVITFKTVEEIWKFSTYLALGYVARCLENFLCDQSFWLDPALLSDVEICVTVDEDHLATLYLGLLLQEGTFFAKTLYNSDCKEEEEELTYRRNDLVMVKDVGQEAMWEGTLLSTGQHGLVPVHDMQPLPYPFYQWFLKKHPGNAGGIPVTEGLFNHPVVVGTCVAVVDHYPVVKDELHLHKGDIIKIEGFLFSTLNMFIGRHLTSGEIGFVHKASVKPQSIEPIDGQLVFLSEEERAALCKLNPCFEPCQSDVLANLFSSDISTVYRLDRLDDSDFTYIINHPKSEQKSTVDQRKSTISEKSDATPYHSSPRQSFYASRNHLDQDSEVFSFSLEDTFREMDEYEEDPPNFMDEGIWETDEAERCDPILTLLNLEYFQDTFQTLYDLSYSFLDTFFHGLPEDEVLQHLENLREGAKKRRMLWAHRRACFLLGRLCAKKLKYSQARVYFEEALKVPVNGFDDKPLLIALYTNLTAVYLKQKMMDKLPFTLEKASALIMCLPCHKFCSVDEFELLKPIMRKAIVEKDKYLEARTCYLSLCLFLSLRKIEDALPFVERLQLLTITLSVEEGRPVAPVDLNWILCRLYHKKYLPYLTLASLSLDSGQEHSLDDAFQKIELFIKNSARLNPHWKESTSELPAQVVVYLQQALSIACQGEDLRTQRDLCLSLASVYQQHGALEKAVPFAQQAAQTGSQINEEEGFEASILLAWLLVLTEEAMQAQNTLEPMLKSLDETDSPTQRGVVYNLLALCLRKQGRVQEAARNFYCALQISRENGIKRNEALALANLGCLSLSVGASGLAECFLLNSLHLFQFLSESPTDQEHVQALLWLGRSYNDRGGSLKVRLCFEMGLLIAISANNLHSQMVVAKVLSRHYADLLLYGQCIVYYEHCVGLCRTLKNKQLEGEYLELLSNLYLSLNTEKSSRKSLDYSKQSLRISIDLGKRQEESETWLQVGRIYYLIYEDELADMYLQAAVKTALRMNEPCFAMSIYEEAGDVFFKGHRNQLAALPFYRDGSLPFARSIKDVHSEFRLLSKLTELLMKQKQYEEALQYATLAVQVSATTGVPLNERVSFHRLASVHFSLGKYEMAENYYLKSLSLCPTALEHAIEVRYYVKVYCRLADLTLHRLKDAFDAMGYFHLALAAALEDKESLSTLYIIYMKLAEIHANYIPDAELSKSYMERAQSLRKELAGYTDSCDTEETHQDPAEAEAEPDTPTKDQSDSSRGSTLTESSMTNTSLKIDAESEHILSNTSHQDDPNTNVSV, from the exons ATGGGTAATAGATTTACCCATGAAG CAATATCACCCGCTGAGTTTGATGCCTTATGGAATGACCCTCCATACGCTTTAGCAGCCGTCAGTGAACTCTTTTCGCCCAATGACGCCATGACAGCTG ATGAGGAAGCGGAGGCTGAGGCCGAGGTGGAGGCAGAAGACATAAGCAGAGAGATTTACTGGATGAGGAAGGAAACATTCAGCGGAAGCAGCACAGTATCTTCAGCAGGAGAACGCTTCTCTCCAG atgttgttttgttgtttagtgGGAGGCGACGATCTGGTATAGCACCTGACAGTGAGCTTCAGGAGGCGTTACGTACCAGACTCCGAGTAGTAGAGAGCAACAGCCAGGATGTTGTCCAGCTCTTCAAG GATCTGTCTGCAAGACTAGTGTCTGTTCATGCAGAAAAAGacagctttgtcatcacttttaagACTGTCGAGGAAATTTGGAAGTTCTCTACTTACCTGGCACTCG GATATGTAGCAAGATGTCTTGAAAACTTTCTCTGTGACCAGTCATTCTGGCTGGACCCTGCATTGCTAAGTGATGTGGAGATCTGTGTAACAGTGGACGAAGACCACTTAGCTACTCTTTACTTAGGACTCCTGCTACAGGAAG gTACATTCTTTGCCAAGACCTTATACAACAGTGATTgcaaagaggaggaagaggagctgACCTACAGGAGGAATGACCTGGTGATGGTTAAAGACGTAGGACAAGAGGCCATGTGGGAGGGTACGCTGCTGTCCACGGGCCAACACGGTCTAGTGCCTGTGCATGATATGCAGCCGCTGCCCTATCCATTTTATCA gTGGTTCCTTAAGAAACATCCCGGAAATGCCGGAGGGATTCCAGTTACAGAAGGCCTCTTTAATCATCCTGTTG TGGTGGGGACTTGTGTAGCAGTAGTGGACCATTACCCAGTGGTTAAAGATGAGCTACACTTACACAAGGGAGACATAATCAAGATTGAGGGATTTCTTTTCAGTACTCTGAACATGTTCATAGGAAGACACCTTACCAGTGGAGAGATAGGATTTGTTCACAAGGCCAGTGTAAAACCTCAGAGTATTGAGCCTAT CGATGGACAATTGGTCTTTCTCAGTGAGGAGGAAAGGGCAGCCCTGTGTAAACTTAACCCCTGCTTTGAGCCCTGCCAGTCTGATGTACTGGCAAATCTTTTCTCCTCAGACATAAGCACTGTGTATAGACTGG ATAGACTTGATGACTCTGATTTCACTTACATAATAAATCATCCAAAGTCAG AGCAGAAATCTACAGTCGATCAAAGAAAGAGCACCATATCTGAGAAAAGTGATGCAACTCCCTACCACTCGTCCCCACGGCAATCATTCTATGCCTCTCGGAATCATCTGGACCAGGACTCTGAAGTCTTCTCCTTCAGCCTGGAGGACACCTTTAGAGAAATGGATGAATATGAGGAAGACCCTCCAAATTTTATGGATGAGGGTATCTGGGAGACTGATGAAGCCGAGAGATGTGATCCGATCCTGACCCTCCTAAATCTGGAATATTTCCAGGACACATTTCAAACTCTTTATGACCTCTCCTACTCTTTCCTGGACACTTTCTTCCATGGCCTTCCAGAGGATGAGGTTCTTCAACATCTGGAAAATTTGCGAGAAGGAGCTAAGAAAAGGAGGATGCTCTGGGCCCACCGGCGAGCCTGCTTCCTTCTTGGACGGCTATGTGCCAAGAAACTGAAGTACTCGCAAGCACGAGTGTACTTTGAGGAGGCTCTAAAGGTCCCTGTAAATGGTTTTGATGACAAGCCACTTCTAATTGCCCTGTATACCAATCTCACTGCAGTTTACCTCAAACAGAAGATGATGGACAAGCTACCATTTACACTAGAGAAGGCAAGTGCTCTAATTATGTGCCTTCCTTGCCACAAATTCTGCTCTGTGGATGAGTTTGAGCTGCTCAAACCAATCATGCGCAAAGCCATAGTTGAAAAAGACAAGTACTTAGAGGCACGGACATGCTacctctccctctgtctctttctcagtCTAAGAAAAATAGAGGATGCTTTACCTTTTGTAGAGAGACTTCAGTTACTTACCATAACACTGTCTGTGGAAGAAGGGAGGCCAGTTGCCCCTGTTGATCTCAATTGGATACTGTGCAGGCTTTATCATAAAAAGTATTTGCCCTACCTCACACTAGCTTCTTTAAGTTTAGACTCAGGGCAAGAGCATTCCTTGGATGATGCATTCCAGAAAATTGAACTCTTTATCAAAAACTCAGCCAGGCTTAATCCTCACTGGAAGGAAAGTACTTCAGAGCTTCCTGCACAGGTGGTGGTCTACCTTCAGCAGGCCCTGTCAATAGCTTGTCAAGGGGAAGACTTGAGGACTCAGCGGGACCTGTGCCTAAGCCTGGCTAGTGTTTACCAGCAGCATGGAGCTTTAGAGAAGGCTGTGCCCTTTGCCCAACAAGCAGCACAGACTGGAAGTCAAATTAATGAAGAGGAGGGCTTTGAGGCATCCATACTGCTGGCCTGGCTACTGGTGCTAACGGAGGAAGCCATGCAAGCTCAGAATACTCTGGAACCTATGCTTAAATCTTTGGATGAAACAGACAGTCCGACGCAGCGTGGTGTAGTCTACAACCTTCTAGCCCTATGCCTCCGCAAACAGGGCAGAGTCCAGGAGGCAGCAAGAAACTTTTATTGCGCTCTGCAGATCTCCCGAGAGAATGGGATCAAGCGTAATGAAGCACTCGCGCTGGCAAACTTGGGCTGCTTGTCTCTATCTGTCGGGGCTTCGGGCCTAGCAGAGTGTTTCTTGCTAAATTCCTTGCACCTATTCCAGTTTCTCTCAGAGAGCCCCACAGATCAGGAGCATGTCCAGGCTTTGCTTTGGCTCGGCAGGAGCTACAACGATAGAGGAGGGAGTCTGAAAGTCAGACTATGCTTTGAGATGGGCCTCCTTATTGCTATTAGTGCCAACAATCTGCACA GTCAAATGGTTGTGGCAAAAGTTCTAAGTCGGCATTACGCTGACTTGCTGCTGTATGGACAGTGTATTGTTTACTATGAGCACTGTGTGGGGCTGTGCAGAACGCTTAAGAATAAACAGCTAGAAGGAGAGTACCTGGAACTTCTCAGCAACCTCTATCTCTCACTCAACACTGAGAA gtCATCAAGGAAGTCTCTTGATTATTCAAAGCAAAGCTTAAGGATCTCCATAGACCTGGGGAAAAGACAAGAAGAGTCTGAGACATGGCTTCAAGTGGGCCGTATCTACTATCTGATCTATGAAGATGAACTGGCTGACATGTATCTACAG GCAGCAGTCAAGACTGCCCTGAGGATGAATGAACCATGCTTTGCTATGAGCATTTATGAGGAAGCAGGAGATGTGTTCTTCAAAGGGCACAGAAATCAACTGGCTGCACTACCATTTTACAGG gatgggAGTTTGCCATTTGCACGCAGCATAAAAGATGTGCACTCAGAGTTCAGGCTGTTGAGCAAGCTCACAGAGCTCCTGATGAAGCAGAAGCAGTACGAGGAGGCACTGCAATATGCCACACTCGCAGTGCAAGTCAGCGCCACAACTG GTGTTCCTCTGAATGAGAGAGTGTCCTTCCATCGTCTTGCATCAGTGCACTTCTCTTTAGGGAAGTATGAGATGGCTGAGAACTACTACCTTAAATCTCTTTCACTCTGCCCCACTGCTCTTGAACATGCCATTGAAGTTCGGTACTATGTTAAAGTGTACTGCAGACTGGCTGATCTGACCCTACACAGATTAAAG GATGCATTCGATGCCATGGGCTACTTCCACTTAGCCCTGGCGGCAGCTCTGGAGGACAAAGAAAGCTTAAGCACATTGTACATAATCTACATGAAGCTTGCAGAGATCCATGCCAACTACATACCCGATGCTGAACTGAGTAAAAGCTACATGGAAAGAGCGCAGAGTTTGAGGAAGGAACTGGCAGGATACACAGACTCTTGTGACACAGAAGAAACACATCAGGACCCAGCTGAGGCTGAGGCAGAGCCTGACACTCCCACCAAAGATCAGTCAGACTCCAGCAGGGGTAGTACTCTGACCGAGTCCAGCATGACCAACACCAGCCTCAAAATCGATGCAGAGTCTGAGCACATACTTTCTAACACAAGCCACCAAGACGACCCGAACACTAACGTATCGGTGTAA
- the LOC109102191 gene encoding SH3 domain and tetratricopeptide repeat-containing protein 2-like isoform X5 — protein MRNEHTAGSQQDRDEEAEAEAEVEAEDISREIYWMRKETFSGSSTVSSAGERFSPDVVLLFSGRRRSGIAPDSELQEALRTRLRVVESNSQDVVQLFKDLSARLVSVHAEKDSFVITFKTVEEIWKFSTYLALGYVARCLENFLCDQSFWLDPALLSDVEICVTVDEDHLATLYLGLLLQEGTFFAKTLYNSDCKEEEEELTYRRNDLVMVKDVGQEAMWEGTLLSTGQHGLVPVHDMQPLPYPFYQWFLKKHPGNAGGIPVTEGLFNHPVVVGTCVAVVDHYPVVKDELHLHKGDIIKIEGFLFSTLNMFIGRHLTSGEIGFVHKASVKPQSIEPIDGQLVFLSEEERAALCKLNPCFEPCQSDVLANLFSSDISTVYRLDRLDDSDFTYIINHPKSEQKSTVDQRKSTISEKSDATPYHSSPRQSFYASRNHLDQDSEVFSFSLEDTFREMDEYEEDPPNFMDEGIWETDEAERCDPILTLLNLEYFQDTFQTLYDLSYSFLDTFFHGLPEDEVLQHLENLREGAKKRRMLWAHRRACFLLGRLCAKKLKYSQARVYFEEALKVPVNGFDDKPLLIALYTNLTAVYLKQKMMDKLPFTLEKASALIMCLPCHKFCSVDEFELLKPIMRKAIVEKDKYLEARTCYLSLCLFLSLRKIEDALPFVERLQLLTITLSVEEGRPVAPVDLNWILCRLYHKKYLPYLTLASLSLDSGQEHSLDDAFQKIELFIKNSARLNPHWKESTSELPAQVVVYLQQALSIACQGEDLRTQRDLCLSLASVYQQHGALEKAVPFAQQAAQTGSQINEEEGFEASILLAWLLVLTEEAMQAQNTLEPMLKSLDETDSPTQRGVVYNLLALCLRKQGRVQEAARNFYCALQISRENGIKRNEALALANLGCLSLSVGASGLAECFLLNSLHLFQFLSESPTDQEHVQALLWLGRSYNDRGGSLKVRLCFEMGLLIAISANNLHSQMVVAKVLSRHYADLLLYGQCIVYYEHCVGLCRTLKNKQLEGEYLELLSNLYLSLNTEKSSRKSLDYSKQSLRISIDLGKRQEESETWLQVGRIYYLIYEDELADMYLQAAVKTALRMNEPCFAMSIYEEAGDVFFKGHRNQLAALPFYRDGSLPFARSIKDVHSEFRLLSKLTELLMKQKQYEEALQYATLAVQVSATTGVPLNERVSFHRLASVHFSLGKYEMAENYYLKSLSLCPTALEHAIEVRYYVKVYCRLADLTLHRLKDAFDAMGYFHLALAAALEDKESLSTLYIIYMKLAEIHANYIPDAELSKSYMERAQSLRKELAGYTDSCDTEETHQDPAEAEAEPDTPTKDQSDSSRGSTLTESSMTNTSLKIDAESEHILSNTSHQDDPNTNVSV, from the exons ATGAGGAACGAACATACCGCCGGGAGTCAGCAGGACAGAg ATGAGGAAGCGGAGGCTGAGGCCGAGGTGGAGGCAGAAGACATAAGCAGAGAGATTTACTGGATGAGGAAGGAAACATTCAGCGGAAGCAGCACAGTATCTTCAGCAGGAGAACGCTTCTCTCCAG atgttgttttgttgtttagtgGGAGGCGACGATCTGGTATAGCACCTGACAGTGAGCTTCAGGAGGCGTTACGTACCAGACTCCGAGTAGTAGAGAGCAACAGCCAGGATGTTGTCCAGCTCTTCAAG GATCTGTCTGCAAGACTAGTGTCTGTTCATGCAGAAAAAGacagctttgtcatcacttttaagACTGTCGAGGAAATTTGGAAGTTCTCTACTTACCTGGCACTCG GATATGTAGCAAGATGTCTTGAAAACTTTCTCTGTGACCAGTCATTCTGGCTGGACCCTGCATTGCTAAGTGATGTGGAGATCTGTGTAACAGTGGACGAAGACCACTTAGCTACTCTTTACTTAGGACTCCTGCTACAGGAAG gTACATTCTTTGCCAAGACCTTATACAACAGTGATTgcaaagaggaggaagaggagctgACCTACAGGAGGAATGACCTGGTGATGGTTAAAGACGTAGGACAAGAGGCCATGTGGGAGGGTACGCTGCTGTCCACGGGCCAACACGGTCTAGTGCCTGTGCATGATATGCAGCCGCTGCCCTATCCATTTTATCA gTGGTTCCTTAAGAAACATCCCGGAAATGCCGGAGGGATTCCAGTTACAGAAGGCCTCTTTAATCATCCTGTTG TGGTGGGGACTTGTGTAGCAGTAGTGGACCATTACCCAGTGGTTAAAGATGAGCTACACTTACACAAGGGAGACATAATCAAGATTGAGGGATTTCTTTTCAGTACTCTGAACATGTTCATAGGAAGACACCTTACCAGTGGAGAGATAGGATTTGTTCACAAGGCCAGTGTAAAACCTCAGAGTATTGAGCCTAT CGATGGACAATTGGTCTTTCTCAGTGAGGAGGAAAGGGCAGCCCTGTGTAAACTTAACCCCTGCTTTGAGCCCTGCCAGTCTGATGTACTGGCAAATCTTTTCTCCTCAGACATAAGCACTGTGTATAGACTGG ATAGACTTGATGACTCTGATTTCACTTACATAATAAATCATCCAAAGTCAG AGCAGAAATCTACAGTCGATCAAAGAAAGAGCACCATATCTGAGAAAAGTGATGCAACTCCCTACCACTCGTCCCCACGGCAATCATTCTATGCCTCTCGGAATCATCTGGACCAGGACTCTGAAGTCTTCTCCTTCAGCCTGGAGGACACCTTTAGAGAAATGGATGAATATGAGGAAGACCCTCCAAATTTTATGGATGAGGGTATCTGGGAGACTGATGAAGCCGAGAGATGTGATCCGATCCTGACCCTCCTAAATCTGGAATATTTCCAGGACACATTTCAAACTCTTTATGACCTCTCCTACTCTTTCCTGGACACTTTCTTCCATGGCCTTCCAGAGGATGAGGTTCTTCAACATCTGGAAAATTTGCGAGAAGGAGCTAAGAAAAGGAGGATGCTCTGGGCCCACCGGCGAGCCTGCTTCCTTCTTGGACGGCTATGTGCCAAGAAACTGAAGTACTCGCAAGCACGAGTGTACTTTGAGGAGGCTCTAAAGGTCCCTGTAAATGGTTTTGATGACAAGCCACTTCTAATTGCCCTGTATACCAATCTCACTGCAGTTTACCTCAAACAGAAGATGATGGACAAGCTACCATTTACACTAGAGAAGGCAAGTGCTCTAATTATGTGCCTTCCTTGCCACAAATTCTGCTCTGTGGATGAGTTTGAGCTGCTCAAACCAATCATGCGCAAAGCCATAGTTGAAAAAGACAAGTACTTAGAGGCACGGACATGCTacctctccctctgtctctttctcagtCTAAGAAAAATAGAGGATGCTTTACCTTTTGTAGAGAGACTTCAGTTACTTACCATAACACTGTCTGTGGAAGAAGGGAGGCCAGTTGCCCCTGTTGATCTCAATTGGATACTGTGCAGGCTTTATCATAAAAAGTATTTGCCCTACCTCACACTAGCTTCTTTAAGTTTAGACTCAGGGCAAGAGCATTCCTTGGATGATGCATTCCAGAAAATTGAACTCTTTATCAAAAACTCAGCCAGGCTTAATCCTCACTGGAAGGAAAGTACTTCAGAGCTTCCTGCACAGGTGGTGGTCTACCTTCAGCAGGCCCTGTCAATAGCTTGTCAAGGGGAAGACTTGAGGACTCAGCGGGACCTGTGCCTAAGCCTGGCTAGTGTTTACCAGCAGCATGGAGCTTTAGAGAAGGCTGTGCCCTTTGCCCAACAAGCAGCACAGACTGGAAGTCAAATTAATGAAGAGGAGGGCTTTGAGGCATCCATACTGCTGGCCTGGCTACTGGTGCTAACGGAGGAAGCCATGCAAGCTCAGAATACTCTGGAACCTATGCTTAAATCTTTGGATGAAACAGACAGTCCGACGCAGCGTGGTGTAGTCTACAACCTTCTAGCCCTATGCCTCCGCAAACAGGGCAGAGTCCAGGAGGCAGCAAGAAACTTTTATTGCGCTCTGCAGATCTCCCGAGAGAATGGGATCAAGCGTAATGAAGCACTCGCGCTGGCAAACTTGGGCTGCTTGTCTCTATCTGTCGGGGCTTCGGGCCTAGCAGAGTGTTTCTTGCTAAATTCCTTGCACCTATTCCAGTTTCTCTCAGAGAGCCCCACAGATCAGGAGCATGTCCAGGCTTTGCTTTGGCTCGGCAGGAGCTACAACGATAGAGGAGGGAGTCTGAAAGTCAGACTATGCTTTGAGATGGGCCTCCTTATTGCTATTAGTGCCAACAATCTGCACA GTCAAATGGTTGTGGCAAAAGTTCTAAGTCGGCATTACGCTGACTTGCTGCTGTATGGACAGTGTATTGTTTACTATGAGCACTGTGTGGGGCTGTGCAGAACGCTTAAGAATAAACAGCTAGAAGGAGAGTACCTGGAACTTCTCAGCAACCTCTATCTCTCACTCAACACTGAGAA gtCATCAAGGAAGTCTCTTGATTATTCAAAGCAAAGCTTAAGGATCTCCATAGACCTGGGGAAAAGACAAGAAGAGTCTGAGACATGGCTTCAAGTGGGCCGTATCTACTATCTGATCTATGAAGATGAACTGGCTGACATGTATCTACAG GCAGCAGTCAAGACTGCCCTGAGGATGAATGAACCATGCTTTGCTATGAGCATTTATGAGGAAGCAGGAGATGTGTTCTTCAAAGGGCACAGAAATCAACTGGCTGCACTACCATTTTACAGG gatgggAGTTTGCCATTTGCACGCAGCATAAAAGATGTGCACTCAGAGTTCAGGCTGTTGAGCAAGCTCACAGAGCTCCTGATGAAGCAGAAGCAGTACGAGGAGGCACTGCAATATGCCACACTCGCAGTGCAAGTCAGCGCCACAACTG GTGTTCCTCTGAATGAGAGAGTGTCCTTCCATCGTCTTGCATCAGTGCACTTCTCTTTAGGGAAGTATGAGATGGCTGAGAACTACTACCTTAAATCTCTTTCACTCTGCCCCACTGCTCTTGAACATGCCATTGAAGTTCGGTACTATGTTAAAGTGTACTGCAGACTGGCTGATCTGACCCTACACAGATTAAAG GATGCATTCGATGCCATGGGCTACTTCCACTTAGCCCTGGCGGCAGCTCTGGAGGACAAAGAAAGCTTAAGCACATTGTACATAATCTACATGAAGCTTGCAGAGATCCATGCCAACTACATACCCGATGCTGAACTGAGTAAAAGCTACATGGAAAGAGCGCAGAGTTTGAGGAAGGAACTGGCAGGATACACAGACTCTTGTGACACAGAAGAAACACATCAGGACCCAGCTGAGGCTGAGGCAGAGCCTGACACTCCCACCAAAGATCAGTCAGACTCCAGCAGGGGTAGTACTCTGACCGAGTCCAGCATGACCAACACCAGCCTCAAAATCGATGCAGAGTCTGAGCACATACTTTCTAACACAAGCCACCAAGACGACCCGAACACTAACGTATCGGTGTAA